Part of the Bacteroidales bacterium genome, TTCTACAAGTTTGGCCATACCTTGGTGGTTCGGTTTGGCCGTCCCATTGCCGTGGATCCTTTTAAGCCGATGTATGAGGAGAGCCCATCGCGGGCTTTTATAGCCCTGAAAAAGGTGATAGCCCGTCAGTTGCAGCAAGTGATGATTCAAATCTCAGATAGGAAGCATCACGATGCGATCAATCAGCTCAGGGAGATCTACCGGGTAAGGATGGAGGATCATATGAATGGTTCGCTGAGGAAACGGCCTGACCAGCTCGAAGCGGATAAGAAGCTTATTCAGGTATGCGAGGCACAATGTGCTGCTCATCCTGAAGAGGGGGCGCGCCTGGACCGTCAGGTCAGGCGTTACCAATGGGTATTGAATCGCATCAGGCTGCGGCCCTGGGTTTTCAACCGAAGAAACTATGCGTGGTGGAAACTACTGGCACAAGCTCCGATGATGCTGGTTCTCCTTCCGGTTTTTTTATATGGCCTGATCAACAATGCCCTTCCTTTCTTTCTGCCTGTCCTGCCTACCAGAAAGGTGAAGGATCCCCAGTTTTGGAGCTCCATCAAGAACGGGGTGGCTTTGATCCTTTTTCCTCTTTTTTATGTGCTACAGACCATCGCTGTGGCAGCCTTCACCAATGGAGCCTGGATACCGCTTGGCTACCTGGTAAGCCTGCCATTGACCGGTTATCTGGCTTACCGGTATTATGTAGGCTGGAAAAAACTGATGGCCAAATGGCGCTATAACCTCTTACAGAAGAGAAGGCCTTTCATGATGAAGCAAATTCTTGATTTAAGAAGGGAGATCTTCTCTACTGTTGACCGGTGGTGGTCAAAAACCGAGGCATCCTAATTGATTGCTTGAATCCCCGGTTCTCGCAAAGCATAGTTCTTAAGGGAGTGTAAAGGTTCGTCTTGTTTACCTGTATATCTCCATAATAGAATCCAGATGTCCGGAGAAACCTATAGAAGAGCATCCTAAATAATATTTTCGGGCAAAAGAAAGAATGTATTGCCTGGTGCGATACATTCTTTCTGGGGAGCATCCTATGAAACTACTTTATTCTTTGATCAACTCGAATGTACTTTCCATCACGTCGGCCGAGCTGCTGCCAACGAATACTTTGAATTTGCCGGCTTCCGCCTGGTAGCTCATGTCTGCGGTATAAAACCTCAAGTCATCGGGGGTAAGGGTGAACGCCACCCGTTTTTCCTGTCCGGGCTCCAGGGATATCTTCCGGAATCCTTTAAGTTCCTTGACAGGTCGTGTTACGCTTCCTACCATGTCGCGGGTATACAACTGAACGATCTCTTCCCCTTTGTATTTCCCGGTATTTTTTACATTGACCGATACATTGAGGGTTTGGTCAAAGCCCATTTTTTCCTTATCCACCTGCATACCAGAGTATTCGAAGGTGGTATAGCTTAATCCGTATCCGAAGGGATAGAGGGGATCGTTGGAAACATCGAGGTAACGGCTGGTATAGCTGTCCTCCGGGTTATACGGGCGCCCGGTCTTTTTGTGGC contains:
- a CDS encoding 1-acyl-sn-glycerol-3-phosphate acyltransferase, translating into MAQHNIEKWDPGYALLKPFVNLNFRGYFRKIYIQGRENIPRDVAVIFAPNHQNALMDALGVLYALPGQPVFLARSDIFRNPIIARILTFLKLLPIYRIRDGYESLQHNDWILNKVGDVLRQKRSLVIFPEGNHSAYRRLRPLKKGICRIAFQAEEKNDFTLGLQIVPVGLDYDDFYKFGHTLVVRFGRPIAVDPFKPMYEESPSRAFIALKKVIARQLQQVMIQISDRKHHDAINQLREIYRVRMEDHMNGSLRKRPDQLEADKKLIQVCEAQCAAHPEEGARLDRQVRRYQWVLNRIRLRPWVFNRRNYAWWKLLAQAPMMLVLLPVFLYGLINNALPFFLPVLPTRKVKDPQFWSSIKNGVALILFPLFYVLQTIAVAAFTNGAWIPLGYLVSLPLTGYLAYRYYVGWKKLMAKWRYNLLQKRRPFMMKQILDLRREIFSTVDRWWSKTEAS